GGCGGCGAGGACATCTGGAACTCGTTCTACTTCAACTTCGTGCCCATCCAGTCACCGCAGCTGCTGCGGGTGAAGCTGGCCGCGGTGCACGACCCGGATTCGATGGGCCTGCGCGTGTTGTTCGAGATGCTGGGCGCCCTGGTGGGCGCGAGCATCGGCTGGGCCGCGTTCTCGGGTGGCCTGAAAGACCTGATTCACCACATCCGCAACCCGTAAACGCATTGCCGTAGGAGCCCACCCTGTGGGCGACATCTTTCGCCTCGTGGTGGGGGCCTTGCGGGTCTTTCGCGAACGGCGTCGCCCACAGGGTGGGCTCCTACGGTGGCGCGACGCGTTTGTGTTGGCGCGTGCTTTTTAACGGGTGTGGGCGAACATCCACTCCCACAGATCCGGCGTGGCATACGCCTTCATCCACGATCCGTGGTTCACGCCCGGGAACTCGCTGTATTTCACGACGGCGCCGCGCTTCACCAGCGCCGCATTCATCTTCCGCGATTCCTCGGTCGGCACCACGTTGTCGTCGCCGCCGTGGAAGATCCACACCGGCGTCTTGCCGATCTTCTGCGCCACCCAGGTGTACGGGTCCTGGCCCTTCGGCACGCCGTGCACATAGAGCTGGCGGCCTTCGGGATCGGGCAGCGGGACGATGCCGCCGCAGATGATCGCGGCCGCGGCGAACGTATCCGGGTGGTCGGCCGCCAGTTGCCACGAGCCGTAGCCGCCCATGGACAGGCCGGTGAGGTACAGGCGCTTACGATCGCCATCGAATTCCTTGACGCTCTTTTCCAGCGCGGCCATGGCGAAATCCGCATCCGCCTTGTCCGTCCATTCCGTGTCATCCGGCGCCTGGGGAATCACGACCACGGCCGGGAAATCCATGTGCTCCTTCAGCCACGGCGGCAGGCCCTGCGACATCTGCTTCTGGTTATCGTCGCCGCGCTCGCCACTGCCGTGCAGGAACAGCACCACGGCGGGGTGCGACTTCACATCGGCGGGGATGAACACCTGATACCGATAGGTCTTGCCGTGCACATCGATCGAGCGTTCGGCGAACTGTGCCGGTGCGGCCGAGGCGGTGCCGACGACAGCGGCGGTGAGGAAAGCGAGGGTACGGAGCATGCGCCGAGATCTCCCAGGGCTGGTGTAGGAGCGCGGGCCACGTGAGTGTGCCCGTATGCCCGGAGTTGAGCGCAGTAACCACGTTACAGCAAGGGCCTTAAAGCACGGGATCGAACAGCCGGGCCACATGCAGTGCCACACGGCGCAGGTACGGCAGCCGGCGGTAATCGTTCGGGTTTACTTCATAGGCCTGGGCGAAGTCCGCCTTCAGCATGGTTTCCACCTCGGTCGCAAACGCCGGATCCACGTTCAACGCCGAGATTTCGAAGTTCAGGCGGAAGCTGCGGTTATCCAGGTTCATGCTGCCCACGACGGCCGTGTCGCTGTCGACCAACATCACCTTCTGGTGGATGAAGCCGGGCAGGTAGCGGAACATCCGAACGCCGGCCAGCGTGGCCTCGTGGGCGTACAAGGTGGATGCCGCGAACACGGTGCGGTGGTCCGGCCGCGACGGAATGAGGATGCGCACGTCGACGCCACGGAACACGGCCAGCCGCAGTGCACCGAACACCGCCTGGTCGGGGACGAAGTAGGGGCTGGTGATCCAGACGCGTTTCTTTGCCGCGTGGATGGCCTGGGTGAAGAACAGTGAGCAGCTTTCCTGGCGGTCGGCCGGGCCGGTGGCGACGATCATGGTGTTCGCCCGCCCGCAACGTTCCGGCGGTGGCATGGAAGGCGGTCGTTCGCCGGAGACCCAATACCAGTCTTCTCCGAACACGCGCTGTAGATCGGCGACGGCAGGGCCTTCAATCTGCATGTGCGTGTCGCGCCACGGTGCCAGCGGCGGTTTCAGGCCAAGGTATTCATCGCCTGCGTTCAATCCACCCACGAAGCCGCGTTCACCATCCACGACGACCACCTTGCGGTGGTTGCGGAAGTTCAGCTGGAAGCGGTTGCGGAAGCGGCGCGTGGCGAAGCGGCGTACATCGACGCCACCTTTGCGCAGTGTCTCCACATACGCATCGGGGAGAGCGTGGCTGCCAATGCTGTCGTACAACAGGCACACCCGGACCCCGCGCGCCGCGCAAGCGAGCAACGCGTCGCGAAGGCGGCCACCCAGGCCATCGTCGTGGATGATGAAGAACTGCACGAGCACGTAGTGTTCGGCACGGGCCATGGCGGCGAACATCGCCTGGAACGCCGCCTCGCCGTCGATATGTAGCGAAAGGTTGTTCCCTGCGTGCATCGGCGTCTTAAGCATGCGGCCGATCGCGCTGTAGCGCGGATCGTGCACGGGCTGCGGATGCGGGGCCACGCCCGGGCGGGCCGGGTGCTCGGCTTCGGCGTGGAGCATGAAGAAGCGGGCCTGGCGCTGGCGGTGCAGGTCCACATAGCCACCGAAGCGGCTGGCACCCAGGAACAGGTAGGGCACCAGGGTGACATAAGGTACCAGCACCAGCCCCAGCACCCAGGCGAAGGCGCCCTGGGCGGTACGGGTATTCATCACCGCGTGCATGGCCGCCAGCACGCCGGCAGCGTGCAGGGCGAGGGCGGCGATGGCGATCAGCGTGGCGATCATGCCGGGGGCGCTCCGATATTCAAGTTTGCGGCAAGAGTCTTTGTCGCGCCGGGGCGTTTTCGCCGGGCGGGCAGGGCGGGAAAATGCACGCATTCTCTCCTTCTTCGGAGCCTATCCTATGGGTTCGTCATCCTCCCGTCTGCCCTTGCTGGCACTTGCCGTGGCAGCCTTTGCCATTGGCACCACCGAGTTCGTGATCATGGGCCTGCTGCCGGAGGTGGCGGCGGACCTGCACGTGGGCATCCCGGCCGCCGGCATGCTGGTCTCGGGCTACGCGCTGGGCGTGGCCGTGGGTGCGCCGCTGCTGGCGGCGCTCACCGCAAGACTTGAACGCAAGCGCGCCCTGTTGCTGCTCATGGGCTTCTTTATTATCGGCAACGCCTTGTGTGCCGTCGCCTGGAACTACGACGTGCTGATGGTGGCCCGCGTAGTCGCCGCCTTCTGTCACGGTTCGTTCTTCGGTATTGGCGCCGTGGTCGCGGCCCATCTGGTCCCGGCCAACCAGCGTGCCCGCGCCATCGCCCTGATGTTCGCCGGGCTCACCCTGGCCAACGTGCTGGGCGTGCCGTTCGGCACCTTCCTTGGCCAGTGGGCCGGCTGGCGCTCCACCTTCTGGGCGGTGACCGCCCTGGGGGTCGTCGCGGCGATCGCCGTGGCGCGCTTTGTCCCGGCGCTGCCGAACCTCAAGGCGCCGCACATGGGCACGGAGCTGCGCGTGCTGCGTGAACCGCAGGTGCTGATCGCGCTGGGTATGACCGTGCTGGGCTTCGGCGGCGTGTTTACCGTGTTCACCTACATCGCCCCGATCCTGCAGGACGTATCCGGCATAAGCCCGCACTGGACCGGCGCCGTGCTGGTGCTGTTCGGCCTGGGTACCACCATCGGCAACATGCTCGGCGGACGTCTGGCCGACTGGCGCCTGATGCCCTCCCTGATGGGTATCCTGGTCGTGCTCGCGCTGCTCATGGCCGCCTTCGCCTGGACGATGCACAGCACCATCGCCTCGATCGTGACCGTCTTCGTCTGGGGCATTGCCTCGTTCGCCACCGTCGCGCCGCTGCAGTCCCGCGTGGTGCACGTGGCCGGCGATGCGCCGAACCTCGCGTCCACCCTGAATATCGCCGCCTTCAACCTCGGCAATGCCGGTGGCGCGTGGTTGGGTGGTGCCGTCATCGCCGCCGGCTATGCATTCCCGGTGGTGAGCCTGGCCGGTGCTCCTGTGACGGTGGCCGGGCTGGTTGCTACGATGGCCAGTGTGGCACTGGAGCGCCGCCGCCCCGCGGGCATCGCTACCGAGTGCGTCTGATTCCCTTGCCGGAGCCGCGCCCATGAAAGCTGTCGCCTACCGCCACGCCTTGCCCATCGCTGATGCCCAGAGCCTTATCGATGTCGAGTTGCCACGGCCGGTGGCGACGGGGCGCGATCTACTGGTGAAGGTGGAAGCGATCTCGGTCAACCCCGTGGATACCAAGGTTCGCCAGCGCGTGGATCCCAACGGTGCCGATCACGTGCTCGGATGGGATGTGGCCGGTACGGTGGCCGCGGTTGGCCCGGAGGTGCGCCGGTTCAAGGTCGGCGATGCGGTGTGGTACGCCGGCGATCGCAACCGGCCGGGTGCCAACAGCGAGTTCCACCTGGTGGATGAGCGCCTGGTCGGGCGCAAGCCGTCTACGCTCGATATGGCGGAGGCGGCGGCCATGCCGCTCACCGCCATCACGGCGTGGGAGCTGATGTTCGATCGCATCGGCATCCCGCATGGCACGCAAGGCAAGCCCGCCACGCTGTTGGTGGTCGGTGCGGCCGGTGGCATGGGCTCCATGGCGGTGCAGCTGGCACGTCGTCTTACGGGGCTCACCGTGATCGGGACGGCGT
Above is a genomic segment from Luteibacter aegosomatissinici containing:
- a CDS encoding prolyl oligopeptidase family serine peptidase; the protein is MLRTLAFLTAAVVGTASAAPAQFAERSIDVHGKTYRYQVFIPADVKSHPAVVLFLHGSGERGDDNQKQMSQGLPPWLKEHMDFPAVVVIPQAPDDTEWTDKADADFAMAALEKSVKEFDGDRKRLYLTGLSMGGYGSWQLAADHPDTFAAAAIICGGIVPLPDPEGRQLYVHGVPKGQDPYTWVAQKIGKTPVWIFHGGDDNVVPTEESRKMNAALVKRGAVVKYSEFPGVNHGSWMKAYATPDLWEWMFAHTR
- a CDS encoding zinc-binding alcohol dehydrogenase family protein, whose protein sequence is MKAVAYRHALPIADAQSLIDVELPRPVATGRDLLVKVEAISVNPVDTKVRQRVDPNGADHVLGWDVAGTVAAVGPEVRRFKVGDAVWYAGDRNRPGANSEFHLVDERLVGRKPSTLDMAEAAAMPLTAITAWELMFDRIGIPHGTQGKPATLLVVGAAGGMGSMAVQLARRLTGLTVIGTASREETREWVKAMGAHHVVDHSKALDAEVLAVAPDGVDYVLSLTKTEQHFAAFPKLMKPQGAIGLIDDPAEPIDVRLLKVKSIALHWESMFTRSAFHTDDMGEQGHILDEVANLVDAGVIRTTLRKNLGKIDAANLRNAHQLLESGTTIGKVALEGFL
- a CDS encoding MFS transporter; amino-acid sequence: MGSSSSRLPLLALAVAAFAIGTTEFVIMGLLPEVAADLHVGIPAAGMLVSGYALGVAVGAPLLAALTARLERKRALLLLMGFFIIGNALCAVAWNYDVLMVARVVAAFCHGSFFGIGAVVAAHLVPANQRARAIALMFAGLTLANVLGVPFGTFLGQWAGWRSTFWAVTALGVVAAIAVARFVPALPNLKAPHMGTELRVLREPQVLIALGMTVLGFGGVFTVFTYIAPILQDVSGISPHWTGAVLVLFGLGTTIGNMLGGRLADWRLMPSLMGILVVLALLMAAFAWTMHSTIASIVTVFVWGIASFATVAPLQSRVVHVAGDAPNLASTLNIAAFNLGNAGGAWLGGAVIAAGYAFPVVSLAGAPVTVAGLVATMASVALERRRPAGIATECV
- the cls gene encoding cardiolipin synthase, producing MIATLIAIAALALHAAGVLAAMHAVMNTRTAQGAFAWVLGLVLVPYVTLVPYLFLGASRFGGYVDLHRQRQARFFMLHAEAEHPARPGVAPHPQPVHDPRYSAIGRMLKTPMHAGNNLSLHIDGEAAFQAMFAAMARAEHYVLVQFFIIHDDGLGGRLRDALLACAARGVRVCLLYDSIGSHALPDAYVETLRKGGVDVRRFATRRFRNRFQLNFRNHRKVVVVDGERGFVGGLNAGDEYLGLKPPLAPWRDTHMQIEGPAVADLQRVFGEDWYWVSGERPPSMPPPERCGRANTMIVATGPADRQESCSLFFTQAIHAAKKRVWITSPYFVPDQAVFGALRLAVFRGVDVRILIPSRPDHRTVFAASTLYAHEATLAGVRMFRYLPGFIHQKVMLVDSDTAVVGSMNLDNRSFRLNFEISALNVDPAFATEVETMLKADFAQAYEVNPNDYRRLPYLRRVALHVARLFDPVL